A genomic stretch from Lathyrus oleraceus cultivar Zhongwan6 chromosome 2, CAAS_Psat_ZW6_1.0, whole genome shotgun sequence includes:
- the LOC127122830 gene encoding uncharacterized protein LOC127122830, producing the protein MATAIAKQSATIVQQAETSAQQAAIRAQREALRDQREEAAAAARELTDFNRQNPPKFKGEHDPDKADLWIQEIEKFFEMLHCTDAKKVEYATFLLRAEAESWWRGAKQLMESNNEALNWTTFKQKFLDKYFPSSARSEKEAQFLRLYQGNMTISEYADKFDSLAKYFRYFRDHVDENYKCERFEQGLRYEIKESVEPLEIRQFQVLVEKCKKVERMKQGRPNRWVAGGPSRHQGHQDRNNRGKPQQPYTRPQRSGRDQPQTQFKGGQRPQNSSSIRCYNCNKEGHVSTQCPGRARVCYLCQRPGHFARDCRAPRRDHVPSTNNNNDVIRPTAEGRAYHIGGEEALNASGLI; encoded by the exons ATGGCTACTGCTATTGCAAAACAATCTGCCACTATTGTCCAACAAGCGGAAACTTCTGCCCAACAAGCTGCAATCCGAGCTCAACGTGAGGCGCTAAGGGATCAGAGAGAAGAAGCTGCTGCTGCTGCGAGAGAATTGACAGATTTTAATCGTCAAAACCCACCAAAATTCAAAGGGGAACATGACCCAGACAAGGCTGATCTTTGGATACAAGAAATTGAGAAATTTTTTGAAATGTTGCATTGCACAGATGCTAAGAAGGTGGAATATGCAACCTTTTTGCTTAGGGCAGAGGCTGAATCCTGGTGGCGGGGTGCGAAGCAGCTAATGGAGAGTAACAATGAAGCACTGAACTGGACAACTTTTAAACAGAAATTTTTGGACAAGTACTTCCCATCAAGTGCTAGATCTGAGAAAGAAGCTCAATTCCTTAGACTGTACCAAGGTAATATGACTATCTCTGAGTATGCTGACAAATTTGACTCACTAGCCAAATATTTCCGCTATTTTCGTGACCATGTGGATGAAAACTATAAGTGTGAGAGGTTTGAGCAAGGACTCAGATATGAGATTAAGGAATCTGTGGAGCCCTTGGAGATCCGTCAGTTCCAAGTACTAGTGGAGAAATGTAAGAAGGTGGAACGGATGAAGCAAGGACGTCCGAATAGATGGGTTGCTGGAGGACCTTCTAGACACCAG GGACATCAGGACCGCAATAATAGGGGCAAGCCACAACAACCATACACCCGACCTCAAAGGAGTGGAAGAGACCAACCTCAAACACAGTTCAAGGGAGGTCAGAGGCCACAAAATTCAAGTAGTATTCGCTGCTACAACTGCAATAAGGAGGGACATGTGAGTACTCAGTGCCCAGGAAGAGCGAGAGTCTGTTATCTTTGCCAGCGACCGGGACATTTTGCTAGGGATTGTCGAGCACCAAGGAGAGATCATGTTCCATCTACCAACAACAACAATGATGTTATCCGGCCTACTGCTGAGGGACGTGCCTATCACATTGGGGGAGAGGAAGCTTTGAATGCCTCAGGATTAATCTAG